A region from the Solibacillus sp. FSL H8-0523 genome encodes:
- a CDS encoding Tn7-like element transposition protein TnsE, giving the protein MLPVYFSGKVNGYYTTEKLIVDWTVLTSLIIQHYYVDGVITKPIAPNQTEEIIISIDPNYVGYFEQNYSIRGTNYTEISQTFVINYNGERFYLPLIEVLRGMIAPNAFLLNCLFEMNSFPLYFTEEYESDLLRLRFTSSYNAKYLKNEYLHHLVWLLMNKNARKVYESMASNFHFYNSIKFEWPFETPIKLKLRVKKTPTGYTVLYINAMLDKELQVSNLEITHPSLVHHEKSNEPRKRIVLPLSASGDYEADTTVDGRTNEFDEVITDTLTHEYVDALVITRQKTTSTKQRDGIDDNTKKSVKMDNNRRSMGDIGGTNILRGLEVKSLNNTYVNGELADFKEVLNELSRAYFVDSVEAYVGELTDIGDRSFAFLDDGITPRKYIVAYVKLRNGKEVALLEVERAGRSVSTLILTPIDGSNVKRYIEPLLNYIIFSSGSWLKEGLVKWGKSLNIFKVKHTSNYKTSVFNKILNI; this is encoded by the coding sequence GTGCTGCCAGTTTATTTTAGTGGAAAAGTTAATGGGTATTATACAACTGAAAAGTTAATAGTTGATTGGACCGTATTAACTTCTTTAATAATCCAGCATTATTATGTTGATGGAGTTATTACGAAACCTATCGCACCTAATCAAACTGAAGAAATTATAATTTCAATAGATCCAAATTACGTTGGTTATTTTGAACAAAACTATTCAATACGTGGAACAAACTATACAGAAATATCGCAAACTTTCGTTATCAACTACAATGGAGAGCGTTTCTATCTACCTTTAATTGAGGTACTGAGAGGAATGATTGCACCTAATGCATTCCTGTTAAATTGCTTGTTTGAAATGAACTCTTTCCCGTTATATTTCACAGAAGAATATGAGTCGGATTTATTACGATTACGCTTCACCTCTTCATACAATGCAAAGTATTTAAAGAATGAGTATTTACATCATTTAGTATGGCTGTTAATGAACAAGAACGCTCGTAAAGTATATGAAAGTATGGCTAGTAATTTTCACTTTTATAACTCTATAAAGTTTGAATGGCCATTTGAAACACCAATTAAACTGAAGCTACGCGTGAAAAAAACTCCAACAGGATATACAGTTCTATATATCAACGCGATGCTAGATAAAGAATTACAGGTTTCTAATTTAGAGATTACTCATCCCAGCCTTGTTCATCATGAAAAATCGAACGAACCAAGAAAACGTATAGTTCTTCCCCTTTCTGCATCAGGAGACTACGAAGCCGATACAACAGTTGATGGACGTACAAATGAGTTTGATGAGGTAATAACCGATACTTTAACTCACGAATACGTAGATGCCCTAGTAATTACTCGCCAAAAAACGACTTCAACAAAACAACGTGATGGAATTGATGATAATACTAAAAAGTCAGTCAAGATGGATAATAATAGACGTTCAATGGGTGATATTGGCGGGACAAATATATTAAGAGGTTTAGAAGTTAAATCGTTAAATAATACATATGTAAATGGTGAATTAGCGGATTTTAAAGAAGTGTTAAATGAATTATCAAGAGCTTATTTTGTAGATAGTGTGGAGGCATATGTTGGCGAATTAACTGATATAGGAGACCGTTCATTTGCTTTTCTAGATGATGGTATTACACCTAGGAAGTATATTGTGGCATATGTGAAACTAAGGAATGGAAAAGAAGTTGCATTGCTAGAAGTTGAACGAGCTGGGAGAAGTGTGTCTACTTTAATTCTTACACCAATAGATGGTTCAAATGTTAAGCGGTATATTGAGCCTTTATTAAACTACATTATATTCAGTTCGGGAAGCTGGTTAAAAGAAGGTTTGGTTAAATGGGGAAAGAGCTTAAATATTTTTAAAGTAAAGCATACCAGTAACTATAAAACATCAGTATTCAATAAAATACTAAACATTTAA
- a CDS encoding TnsD family Tn7-like transposition protein, translating to MNLTAIYEVDNYKEIAVEIAKQAYELLQLPIHELSREVVSTKYRSLLRARNLITASNHVRQKELYKGVASSFPSGFLQEYESELSEFDEYNWLKVLTRNSKRHVHPLRHLFLMHFLQQDIGSLVITSTDQGAFGTGPFPCLNKAAEHYKQFIIQDVDVTRDFKTKNLIGTFTCSCGFIYARKQSTDIFKIGRVKEFGHVWYQKLIDLSRGNISIRAIARELGADSKTVKKYLEPPIFKQDQQKVPMTVSKLDSYKAEFIAIVQKHPQSSRTQLRKIYQKEYMYLYSHDKEWLFNTLPAPQKLYNEVKTVDWNKRDIQYSNAIKTLYEQLWASEKPIRITTSLLGKRLGILANLERYLEQLPITKRLLEQITESVEQFQIRRCCKIIDNLKCELSDVKLWRVQRLAGIKSKDFKTIQPILEVYIQEGGIDEQQRYKA from the coding sequence ATGAATTTAACAGCCATTTATGAAGTAGATAACTATAAGGAAATTGCTGTTGAAATAGCAAAACAAGCTTATGAATTACTACAACTACCAATACATGAACTTTCGAGAGAAGTTGTAAGTACGAAATACAGAAGTTTATTGAGAGCGCGTAATTTAATCACAGCATCTAATCATGTACGTCAGAAAGAACTGTATAAAGGTGTAGCATCCTCCTTTCCATCAGGTTTTCTTCAAGAATATGAGAGCGAGCTAAGTGAATTTGATGAGTACAACTGGCTGAAAGTGCTAACACGTAATTCTAAGCGTCATGTACATCCCCTGCGTCATTTATTTCTAATGCATTTTTTACAACAGGATATAGGGAGCTTGGTAATTACCTCAACAGATCAAGGCGCATTTGGTACAGGCCCATTTCCTTGTCTAAATAAAGCTGCAGAACATTACAAGCAGTTCATCATTCAAGATGTAGATGTAACAAGGGATTTTAAAACGAAAAATTTGATTGGCACATTTACGTGCTCATGTGGGTTTATTTATGCAAGAAAACAATCGACAGACATATTCAAGATAGGTCGAGTAAAAGAGTTTGGTCATGTATGGTATCAAAAATTAATCGATCTTTCACGTGGAAATATAAGTATCCGAGCAATTGCAAGAGAGTTAGGGGCAGATTCCAAAACGGTAAAAAAATATTTAGAACCGCCAATTTTCAAACAGGATCAGCAAAAGGTTCCAATGACAGTATCAAAATTAGATTCATATAAAGCTGAATTTATTGCAATTGTGCAAAAGCATCCGCAATCAAGTAGAACTCAATTACGTAAAATTTACCAAAAAGAATATATGTATTTATACAGTCATGATAAAGAATGGTTGTTCAATACATTACCAGCCCCTCAAAAGCTTTATAACGAGGTGAAAACGGTTGATTGGAATAAAAGAGATATACAATATTCAAATGCAATTAAAACGCTATATGAGCAATTGTGGGCGTCTGAGAAGCCTATTCGAATTACAACATCTCTTTTAGGGAAGCGTTTAGGGATATTAGCCAATCTTGAAAGATATTTAGAACAGCTGCCTATTACAAAGCGTTTACTTGAGCAAATTACGGAAAGTGTGGAGCAATTTCAAATTCGTCGGTGCTGTAAAATCATTGATAATCTGAAGTGTGAATTGAGCGATGTAAAATTATGGCGTGTTCAAAGGCTAGCAGGAATAAAGTCAAAGGATTTTAAAACAATTCAACCAATACTAGAGGTATATATACAGGAAGGTGGAATCGATGAACAGCAAAGATATAAAGCTTAA